The Rosa rugosa chromosome 1, drRosRugo1.1, whole genome shotgun sequence genomic sequence GGACCGCTCGATCTTGGTGTGCTCCTTGAACACCAGCTCCAGCGTCTCCTTGTACTCGCACGCGTATCTCAGGTAGTTCATCGTGTACCGGGTCAACGGGTGGACCGCCCCGCCCGGAACCGGGTTCCGACCCGTTTCGGCCTTGATGGAATTCTCCAGATCACAGAAGATTAATATCGCCGCCTCGCCCAGCCGGTTCAGCACCGTCGTGGTCTCCGTCTTCAGCTCCCTGGCGCACTCCTCCGGAAAAAGCTCGTCTATCTTGGGGAGCATCTCCTTGACCGCCTCGTACATATCGAGCGTCTTGAACAGTTTCTCCGCCGCTCTTTTCGACATGGCGATTCCTTCGGCGAAATTCAGGAGCTGTATCATCACTCCTCTGCTCAGATTGCTGAACAGACACGACCATATCGGCGTCTGCTCGGAAAGCACCGGCTCGGGAAACACCGACTCTGCCAGCTGGCGCTCACCGGAAAAGTAGAATTGCGAGCATTGCTTGAATGCCTTGACCCACAACATGATATCTCTCTCCAGCGCTTCCCAGTGCATCTTCTGCACGTCGTCGATGCTGTGCTTCTCTAGGCCGAGCTTGTGGAGATTTTCATCGAATGCATGCCTCCTGGAGATGATGTAGACCTCGCAACACTCGGATTCGTAGCCGGCGGAGATCATCTTGTTGGCTATTTTATTCAGGTTGGACACAACCTCCTGAGGAAACCCGGGAAATTCAACAACTCCTTCTGACTCGGATTCCGGCTGTGATTCTTGATCGTTCTTTCCTTTGTTACCACTGCTGCTGTCTTTGTTACTGTTACTGTTATGGTTATGGTTATGGTTGTGATCAGCTGCTgtagagtgatgatgatgatcagaCTCGGTTTTGGATTCTTCTAGAAGGATTCTGAATTCTTCTTCCAGATAGGCCATGGCTCGGTGCTGAATGCTACTTAGGCGGTTGATCAAACCGCCGTGCCTTTCTTGGAATTTCAATCCCATAGAACAGACGGACAAGAGAGACTCCCTCATCTTGGCCATCAGATCCACAGCCTCCAAGAACGCCTCGTCGTCTTGAGGCACCGTTCCCCACCTGCATCTGCCTTCGCAACAGATATCATCTACCCAAGTCAAGAACTTGTCAATAAGCTTAAGGAGCTCGTCTGGAAGgagatccttttctttttcgacGACTTTTTCAGCCTCTTTCTCATCCTTTGCATCTTTGTCACCTAGTACTTTCTCATCCTGATCTGCAGCCTTTTCATCATCCTTATTCTCATCTTTCACATCCTTTTCTTCCTTTGCATCTTTCTCACCCTTCTCTTCTTCCTTGTCATCTTTTACATCCTTTTCTTCCTCGTCATCTTTTGTATCCTTTTCATCCTTCTCATCACCTTTTGTATCTTTTGCCTCATTTGCATTATCCTTATCTTCTTGTTGGTTTTCATCTTTCTCGTTAGGTGTAGGCAATGAAGAGATGCATCGCTCAATGTCATCACAAAGCTTTTCGAGGGTGGGATGGGGATCTTCC encodes the following:
- the LOC133726789 gene encoding exocyst complex component EXO70C2-like; its protein translation is MDEATNTPKALKTPKSLGTPKGNVTDPFENQKEDSEENKKQGQENADQKEEEKDSTGVEHSGPLEPVEIPEDPHPTLEKLCDDIERCISSLPTPNEKDENQQEDKDNANEAKDTKGDEKDEKDTKDDEEEKDVKDDKEEEKGEKDAKEEKDVKDENKDDEKAADQDEKVLGDKDAKDEKEAEKVVEKEKDLLPDELLKLIDKFLTWVDDICCEGRCRWGTVPQDDEAFLEAVDLMAKMRESLLSVCSMGLKFQERHGGLINRLSSIQHRAMAYLEEEFRILLEESKTESDHHHHSTAADHNHNHNHNSNSNKDSSSGNKGKNDQESQPESESEGVVEFPGFPQEVVSNLNKIANKMISAGYESECCEVYIISRRHAFDENLHKLGLEKHSIDDVQKMHWEALERDIMLWVKAFKQCSQFYFSGERQLAESVFPEPVLSEQTPIWSCLFSNLSRGVMIQLLNFAEGIAMSKRAAEKLFKTLDMYEAVKEMLPKIDELFPEECARELKTETTTVLNRLGEAAILIFCDLENSIKAETGRNPVPGGAVHPLTRYTMNYLRYACEYKETLELVFKEHTKIERSDSTSRPDGRDDYDASDTSFEIPDDESPFAVQLARVMDLLDSNLEGKAKLYKDVALSSIFMMNNGRYILQKIKGSPEINACMGDKWCRKRSTELRQYHKNYQRETWSRLLSFLSHEGLSNHGKVSKPVLKERFKSFNAMFDEIHKTQSTWVVSDEQLQSELRVSISAVVIPAYRSFLGRFSQTLDPGRQTEKYIKFQPEDIETYIDELFDGNPSTSIFRKKP